In one Terriglobia bacterium genomic region, the following are encoded:
- a CDS encoding MFS transporter, giving the protein MMQRRLVALLASGHLWIDFCQGSIPALLPFFVSELHISYAAAGGLIFAANISSSVLQPAFGHLADRRSAPWLMPFGLLLAGVCVAGSGFLTHYPALFLALVLAGIGSAIFHPEAARLTSFAAGASRNAAMSLFTVGGNVGFAVGPLAVTALAVAFGLHGSGWLLLAPLFGGIALLTGMADFAALSKSHAVRIAAHPITGKDQWPPFLRLTGAVMFRSVIFFGLNTFVPLYWIRVLGSTKAAGGLALALFMGAGAVGTLAGGWAADIIGHRRLLLWTYGLLGPLLGLLLLAQHTPLASLLLIPVGLVLFAPFSVMVVLSHEYLPTRLGTASGVTFGLAITVGGLFAPLLGRLADHYGLPAMFLLLAVLPVFAWLLSLSLPEHSQPQEEKLQPAAATR; this is encoded by the coding sequence GTGATGCAGCGCCGCCTGGTTGCGCTGCTGGCCTCGGGCCATCTGTGGATCGACTTCTGCCAGGGTTCCATCCCGGCGCTGCTGCCCTTCTTCGTCAGCGAGCTGCACATCTCCTACGCCGCGGCGGGCGGCTTGATCTTTGCCGCCAATATCAGCTCGTCCGTGCTGCAGCCGGCGTTCGGGCATCTCGCCGACCGGCGCTCCGCGCCGTGGCTCATGCCCTTCGGGCTGCTCCTGGCGGGCGTGTGCGTTGCCGGATCGGGCTTTTTGACGCACTACCCCGCGCTGTTCCTCGCGCTGGTCCTCGCGGGCATAGGCAGCGCCATCTTCCATCCGGAGGCCGCGCGGCTGACGAGCTTCGCCGCCGGAGCCAGCCGCAACGCGGCCATGAGCCTTTTCACCGTGGGCGGCAACGTGGGATTCGCCGTCGGGCCGCTGGCCGTCACCGCGCTGGCCGTGGCGTTCGGCCTGCACGGTTCGGGATGGCTTCTCCTGGCGCCCCTGTTCGGGGGGATTGCGCTGCTAACCGGCATGGCGGACTTCGCCGCGCTGTCGAAATCCCACGCGGTGCGCATCGCGGCGCACCCCATCACCGGCAAGGACCAGTGGCCGCCGTTCCTGCGCCTGACCGGAGCGGTGATGTTCCGCTCGGTCATTTTTTTTGGCTTGAACACCTTTGTCCCGCTCTATTGGATCCGCGTTCTCGGCTCCACCAAGGCCGCCGGCGGCCTGGCGCTTGCCCTGTTCATGGGCGCCGGCGCCGTGGGCACCCTGGCGGGCGGCTGGGCCGCGGACATCATCGGCCACCGCCGCCTGCTGCTCTGGACCTACGGGCTGCTCGGCCCGCTCCTGGGCCTGCTGCTGCTGGCGCAGCACACCCCGCTGGCCAGCCTGCTGCTGATTCCCGTGGGCCTGGTGCTGTTCGCGCCGTTCAGCGTGATGGTCGTCCTCAGCCACGAATATCTGCCCACGCGCCTGGGCACCGCTTCCGGGGTCACCTTTGGCCTGGCCATCACCGTCGGCGGACTCTTCGCCCCGCTTCTCGGCCGCCTGGCCGACCACTACGGGCTTCCCGCGATGTTTCTGCTCCTGGCCGTTCTCCCCGTCTTTGCCTGGCTCCTGTCGCTCTCTCTGCCCGAACACTCCCAGCCACAGGAAGAAAAGTTGCAGCCTGCCGCCGCCACCCGATGA
- a CDS encoding ABC transporter permease, which yields MLETLLQALDTLRAHKLRSLLTLLGVILAVTTLVTVMSVVAGLNFYVADRVANLGANVYVVDRFGIITSLEAWTKAQKRPLITMDEYERLKEAMRTAGQIAATERSISDVRSGNELLESTEVVGVSPNYAEIRSLNLAAGRFLTAADELHRAPVCFIGADVVKKFFPNVDPIGKTIRAGTHSYQVVGVAEAIGSAFGQSQDNFMLIPLGTYYKEWHRQSESLLLFIQARNTEMIAASEDEARMLLRARRHVPWDAPDNFGIVGSDSIMGLWKELTGNLFAVAVSLTSVFLVVGGIVIMNIMLASVTERTREIGIRRSLGARRKHILAQFVTESAVLAATGGLIGIALAYALVAIARAVTPIPVRTPLSAVLLSLAVSTGVGLFFGIYPAMRAARLDPIEALRAEN from the coding sequence ATGCTGGAGACACTGCTGCAGGCGCTGGATACGCTGCGCGCGCACAAACTCCGCAGCCTGCTGACGCTGCTGGGAGTGATCCTGGCGGTGACCACGCTGGTAACGGTGATGAGCGTGGTCGCGGGGCTGAACTTCTATGTGGCCGACCGCGTGGCCAACCTGGGCGCGAACGTCTATGTGGTGGACCGCTTTGGGATCATCACCAGCTTGGAAGCCTGGACGAAGGCGCAGAAGCGCCCGCTGATCACCATGGACGAGTATGAGCGGCTGAAGGAGGCGATGCGCACGGCCGGCCAGATCGCCGCGACGGAACGGAGCATCAGCGACGTGCGCTCGGGCAACGAGCTGCTGGAAAGCACCGAGGTAGTGGGAGTATCGCCGAACTACGCGGAAATCCGCAGCCTGAATCTGGCCGCGGGGCGCTTTCTGACCGCAGCGGATGAGCTGCACCGCGCGCCGGTCTGTTTTATCGGCGCGGACGTAGTCAAGAAATTTTTTCCGAATGTGGACCCCATCGGGAAGACCATCCGCGCGGGCACGCACAGCTACCAGGTGGTCGGAGTGGCGGAGGCCATCGGGAGCGCGTTCGGGCAGTCGCAGGACAATTTCATGCTGATCCCGCTGGGCACCTACTACAAGGAATGGCACCGCCAGAGCGAGTCCCTGCTGCTGTTCATCCAGGCGCGGAACACGGAGATGATCGCGGCGTCGGAGGACGAAGCGCGCATGCTGCTGCGCGCGCGGCGGCACGTGCCGTGGGACGCCCCGGACAATTTCGGCATCGTGGGCTCGGACTCCATCATGGGATTGTGGAAGGAGCTGACAGGCAACCTGTTTGCGGTGGCGGTGTCGCTGACGTCGGTGTTTCTGGTGGTGGGCGGGATCGTGATCATGAACATCATGCTGGCCAGCGTGACCGAGCGCACCCGGGAGATCGGGATCCGGCGCTCGCTGGGGGCGCGGCGAAAGCACATCCTGGCGCAGTTCGTCACCGAGTCGGCGGTGCTTGCGGCCACCGGCGGGCTGATCGGGATCGCCCTGGCCTACGCGCTGGTGGCCATTGCGCGCGCGGTGACGCCCATCCCGGTGCGCACGCCGCTGAGCGCGGTGCTGCTTTCGCTGGCGGTTTCCACCGGCGTGGGACTTTTCTTCGGCATCTATCCGGCGATGCGCGCGGCCAGGCTGGACCCCATCGAAGCGCTGCGCGCCGAGAATTAG
- a CDS encoding DinB family protein, producing the protein MRRMFMYCLAVALLTPGLVTPARAQEKPAAPAAAAPVTGARGEFLGQVAYFEGRFTRLAEAMPAEKYAWRPGEGVRSVGEVFAHVAAGNYMFLRMLGVQPPAGVDPKAIMAGGHDKAKTVEALKDSFAFMQKSVTALSDADLDKPASFFGQKTTQRGVLFHIAAHLGEHLGQSIAYARMNGVVPPWTADQQKKEKEKEQHQHDEQPKP; encoded by the coding sequence ATGCGACGTATGTTCATGTATTGTCTAGCAGTTGCGCTACTCACCCCAGGCCTGGTGACACCCGCCCGGGCCCAGGAGAAGCCCGCTGCCCCGGCCGCAGCCGCTCCTGTCACTGGGGCCCGCGGCGAATTTCTCGGGCAGGTGGCCTATTTCGAAGGGCGCTTCACCCGCCTGGCCGAGGCCATGCCGGCCGAAAAGTACGCCTGGCGTCCCGGCGAGGGCGTGCGTTCCGTAGGCGAAGTTTTCGCCCATGTCGCGGCAGGCAACTACATGTTCCTGCGCATGCTCGGCGTCCAGCCTCCGGCCGGCGTGGACCCCAAGGCCATCATGGCCGGGGGCCACGACAAGGCCAAGACGGTCGAGGCGCTCAAGGACTCCTTCGCCTTCATGCAAAAATCCGTCACCGCATTGAGCGACGCCGACCTCGACAAGCCCGCCAGTTTCTTCGGACAGAAGACCACCCAGCGCGGCGTTCTCTTCCACATCGCCGCGCATCTTGGCGAGCATCTCGGCCAGTCCATCGCCTACGCGCGCATGAACGGCGTGGTGCCGCCGTGGACCGCCGATCAGCAGAAGAAAGAGAAAGAAAAAGAGCAGCACCAGCACGACGAGCAGCCCAAGCCGTAA
- a CDS encoding carboxypeptidase-like regulatory domain-containing protein, which yields MPRTLSRIAMHAIILLCASGSFAAFSGFVFEAPVYAAPQHKGHSTLRGVVIGPDDKPVPHASITYQSSFGAMPHAVHADARGRFSIAHLEAENYDLRASSKGIFSEWVKNVTLQAGETKSITLQLVYSRAPLKNKKYKN from the coding sequence ATGCCGCGTACTCTCAGCCGAATCGCCATGCATGCCATCATCCTGCTGTGCGCCAGCGGATCGTTTGCGGCGTTCAGCGGGTTCGTCTTCGAAGCGCCGGTGTATGCCGCGCCGCAGCACAAGGGCCACTCGACCCTGCGCGGGGTGGTGATCGGGCCGGACGATAAGCCGGTGCCGCACGCCAGCATTACCTACCAGTCGTCGTTCGGGGCGATGCCCCATGCGGTACACGCCGATGCCCGGGGGCGCTTTTCGATCGCGCACCTGGAGGCGGAGAACTATGACCTGCGGGCGTCGTCCAAGGGCATCTTTTCGGAGTGGGTAAAAAACGTAACGCTGCAGGCCGGCGAAACGAAGAGCATCACGCTGCAGCTCGTCTATTCCCGCGCCCCGCTGAAGAACAAGAAATACAAGAATTGA